In the Primulina tabacum isolate GXHZ01 chromosome 15, ASM2559414v2, whole genome shotgun sequence genome, CATCTTCTGAGACCAATACATATACCAAATAATCAAGTATTCATCAGCATTCCAGGAGATTATTCAAGGAAACCCCCAATCGGAGGTATCTTTGTACCCATCTAGCCAAAGAATTTCCACAATTTTGCTTTTGGTTACATTGCAGATTTCCCGTCGTGGCAAGTGCTATACTGAATCTTGTGTACATGTTTACCCTGATGATAAATTATACGATAACACCAATGTATTCATATTAATTTTGATGCCActtgtttttattttcatccCGCTGCACCAAAAGAGTTGTTGGTGGACTACGTCCCAGGGTGCAAACCTGCTCGCTGCTTAGAACTGTTCTCCAGAGAGATGTTATCGGGCTGGACTTCTTGGGGTAACGAACCCCTCCGTTTTCAAGATGCAAAATTCTTTGTGAGCAGAAGGATAGCAGATGGTGAATACTAGATGAAATGGTTCCCTGCAGTATAAATTTCCGATCCTAAAGCAACTCTTGGAATCCTCGTGGCCATTTCCTGAAGTAAGTCTTATCCTAATCCTTCCTGGATATTTTTTTCTCACACACAGGCACACGTGCAAGCACACACACAAGCATACTCGAATCCATTACCATCAAGATTGCGGATTTAAGATGCTTATCAACTTACCAAAAACAGCATTAACATATTGGTAAGACGAATATGCTCATACGGAAAACAAATTGAAGTAAAAGCTCTCAAACATTTATTTCGGCCTAAataatgtgttttttttttttttgtgccaCAGAGCAGATATTTATGACACTATCACTTTTTTAATCTTAAGGGTTCATGCACAAAAGGGAAAGAgtgtttcatcaaattcatGTTATGCTTTGATTTACGTGTTTGATTTTCCTAATGTTTCCAGCCTGGAGTATTGGGCTTTGGAGATTCTTGTTTTGTTGCGGGAACGATGCCAAACTCTGGAATGATCACGGCGTCGGTGCAATGTGGTGACTCGCTGCTCTCTTTGTATTTCTCTAAAGTCCCTAGTTTTATCCGTCATTGTAGAATCAATTTTACCTGAATTATGAAGAAAACAAACTGGTTAAATCTATTTCATGCCTACTGATCGACCAAGACCTTTTTTGTGTCAACTGTAGATACCATCATCTATGATTCCCCTCAGAGTCTCGGTGCTTCTGCGAGGCAATCAGACATCAAATCGAGTAAGTTTTCAATTCATCCATCTTCTCCTTCAGATTAAAGCTTGTAGCTCCAGTCATCTGTGGCACAAGGGAGGGTATGTGATGACACCCCTGTATGTTATGTACACTTGAATGAACCGGAAAAATCTcctgtaaaatatattttggagTAACTTATTTTCTTTGGAACCTTCGCTCGCTTCAACTCTTAGTTGCTTGGATGACGATCAAAGAGATTTTCTCATTTTTATgcgtaaattttttaaaaaaaatccaagtTTTATTgctcaattttttaaaattttttttaggaaCTTGCATCAACTGAATATACTTTATTTATCTTGTAATCTTTGAAAGGTTAATTTTTAAAGTGCATCTGTGCGTGGTACAAAATGATGCATGTCACGTGGCGCAACAGATTATCTAGGCTTGTCCGAAAATGAACTCGCCAGCTCATAAAATGTAACAATCGTCTTGAATCACATCGAATCGTGCAAAATGTTCCTGCTTCCCCTACAGAAGAAGATCAAGGGTCATGAATTAAATAttagttaaataataataataataataataatttcacaaTTTTCTCTATAAATTGTCCCATATTTATGAAGAAACAAAATCTTCTCATTTCTGGCTGGttggtaatttttttaattttgatatttaggtttaaaattaatgaattttaaatttcaatataaattcataatgtatGTATGCTTGGGGGAAAAATATTAtctaaatatttcaaatttcatttttttcttgaatattttgtTCATACTTCAAAATTTTTAAGAGTATATCTCTTGTgaaacagtctcacgaatctttatttgtgagatgggtcaaccatacagatattcataataaaaagtaatatttttcatggataactcaaataagagatctgtctaaTAAAATACGACATACAagatcgtttcacacaagtttttgccaatttTTAAAGCTACACGTTGTTTCAAGAAACTAACGAAttttcaaacattttaattttttttaaaaatgtaacctaaattaattttgaaattatccTGCAGGCTCCAACGGGGTTCATACCATTCAAGTGCCAGGTACTCTCCAGTTCAATATTTTGCTTACCGTTTAGTCCATTCATGTACGCCACGTGTTTAACTCCTCTCCTACATGCAACGGTAAACTCTATAGTCTTCGCCTCTATAAAGTCCCATTTCCTCCTCACCATTCTCCATCGATCCTTTCAATCAATACCTCTTCGATTCAGTTTAAGAATTCATTCTGTTTCTTTGGAAAAACCCATAAACTCTTGTCCGCCGTTGGTTGATTGTTAAGCCATGGCTAGTGATCTGCTTTGTGTTCTCTCTTCTCTTGCGTTGATCTTTGCGTGTCTTAGTCAATCCTCGCAAGCTTATCAATTCATTGTTGGAGGCAAAGATGGTTGGGTTTTAAACCCTTCTGAAAGTTACAGTCAGTGGGCTGGAAGGAACAGATTCAGTGTTAATGACACTCTCTGTAAGTTATCGAAATCTGATTAGATTTTCAGTGGTTACGAGCATATTTATTCGTTGAAATGATTGTTTCTTGTTTTTTGTCTTCTATATCTGCAGTGTTCAGGTATCAGAACGGATCGGATTCGGTGCTGGTGGTGAACAAAGGTGATTATGACAACTGCAACATCGGAAATCCGATACTGAAAATGGACGATGGAAATTCAGTCTTCAAATTTGATCGATCCGGGCCTTTCTACTTCATCACCGGAACCAAAGAGAACTGCGACAAAGGCCAGAAGCTAGTTACAGTCGTCTTGGCCGTTAGAAGCCCCCCAACACCGCCAAACGCCGCCCCGCCAACACCAAACGGATCATCAACTCCACCGGTCATCTCACCATCGTCTCCACCGTCTGAGACGTCTCCTTCCCCATCTGCATCACCTAATCAGTCACCTTCACCGTCAAACCAAGTCTCCAGCCCCCCACCTTCAGCTTCATCCCCGGAGGCAAACCTGTCGCCACCTTCAACCACGACACCGGGATCTCCGGGTACTACTGTTCCGGGTACAGGGAACACTCCGGCGGGCGGTAATACACCCCCGGGTCCCGGTTCATTTGCGGCCCCGGCGTACAGTCCGAAAGTTGTCTTGGTGCTGGCCGTTTCGGTTGTGCTGAGTTTTAGCTTGGGTGGCTTTGTAACGTCACCTTGATTGTCTTTTGTTCGTCTCCGAATTTCTCAgtctttttatttaatttgatttaatttataaaagtaAATTGGGTGGTGTTCTTTAGTTATGTTTGTAATTTATTATTGGTGGTTGATTTGGAATTCAATTGGGATATTTATTTCCTATGTCATTATTGTAtttcacaaaaaataataattgctGCTCCATTCAAATGCTTCCCATTGTGTGAaaagtaggtatcttgtgagacaatcgcacgaatctttatctgtaagatgGGTCAACTCtaatgatattcacaataaaaagtaatactattagcataaaaaatattattttttatgaatgacccaaataagagatccatttcacaaaatacgatccatgagatcgtctcacacaagtttttgcattgTCTAAAAACCAAATACGAGGCAGTTCCATGTGGAATCATTCATGAATTTAATCATGATACACACTTTTTATTTTGGAAACTTACAGTCACTTTCTTTCGTATGTAACACAATAGTATATAAATtatggatttggatcatctatcaTCTCGTTACATTTgacaatttttcaaatttatgtgaTGTTTATCAGATAATCAACTGATCATCTCGTATAAAAAGTGCACAACATTATTTGTATTTTCAATCACATCAAAGGATCCAAATGCTATAAATTATTGGCATGTAAATTACACTTAACAAGTTTATATAATAGCTCAAAGTTGGAATGATGtttgtatttattatttcaattgGTTGCAACCACGTATTAACACTTCATTTATCCATCTTtccttgaagaatatgtttacAAAATGTAGTTTTTTTATTGagaaaaaagaatttaaataataaatgataacgtttgcatttattatttgaaaatatagGCGAGTCATATTAATGAGATAATACATGCGCTGGACACCACCCTAAGGAATGTTTTATGTTCATCTACACGTGTGGAGTCTATAGAAAAAACCAATGGATAGAATAGTAATGAATTATTACATATCAAGACCGTATTTTTATGAGTCAAGAATTAGATATCAAGACCGTATTTTGAGTTGGgtcctaatttttttaaaatatatattatgtattttgaGTTGGTGTCTCactcaaattaaaaaaatttggctcaatattaaataaaaagaatatcAGTTGGAATATTTTTCTGTTATAATTGATCAAACTTGGTCTTTTTTTCAAGTTCAATTTGAATCATTTAAACAATATTAagatacttttaaatatttttttgagtaTAGAGAGTTTTTAATTAGTTTGATAAAGAAACATATGGAGTTTTAACAATTTGAATATGTCACGATATTTGAGAAACTGAAAGGTTTGTTTTCAAATCTTATATTTTCTTTGAGATTTTGTTAATTATATCAGTACTAATTGTATCAATAGAAAGAAATTTATCGAAGTTAAAATTAATAAACGCTtattttttgattaaaaaatatcaaaagatAGACTAAATAAGTTAGGTATATTGTCGATTGACAAAAATTATCCGACAActggattatacagatttgataaaaaaaattcctcTCTAAAACAATTACAAAtagtttttatgtaattatttttagtatttgttgatttgtcatcaataaaatattgtttataGTGATTGTTTCACGCTAAAAAAAAATGCCCGATTGAAGATGGTCCAAGGGCTAAATAGTTTGGTGATACAAATATGTACAATTGTGGGTGCATAGGCTATACCATTTCAATGAAAAAAAAACTATCATGAAATTgcttaatgactcaattttGTTAGGCGGTCTCTTATCTGTGACCtagtttatttttaataaaaaatattatttttcattatagaTATAGATCAAATTAATCTGTCACTAATATAAATATGTGAAATCATGTATTACATAAGAGATGGTAAAGAGACTCACATTTTATACATTGTTTTCTTGTGCGGACATGTGAGAATCACAAATAGAAATTTTAATTAAGCCACTAGCCCACTCCTATTTCAATACACAAATGATTAGTTTGGTACATGGAATAAGagagtgattgataaataatcattCTTATCCTATATTTGGTATCTTTTTAGAAAGCTCATGATAATATCATGAGCccgtgataaataattttatatagagataaaatatcaattttatgagatatgataattttaatataatgataaaaacaccacaaaactgccctcaatatataaaaatcttaaatccTATTATTCTCTCATTTCACTTGTaggtaaaaattaaaatcaaataaatatttttattttattttatatattatataatatgataattatataaatgaactcgataaaattataaaatgatttgtataaatctcaataaaattattagtatcactcgattaaccttaaaaatttatatttgacttgactcacaaaattaagggctcaattatcatattatataatatataaaattaggtataaaaaaatcatgcaaGCACCGTCGGCGCATGAACAtataagaaatatgaactcaagcaacaattttgaaattataaaatttattatgataaagttaattttgtcattataatctaatatataaatttaatcactcttattaaaatcatatcaaacgttaaatataatatcatacatcttatttatcattaacttatctttatattatatatcacatatttATCCTATCATGTATATCAAACTATGCCTAAATTAACTACTGACAAAAACCAaatgataattaaaaaaaaactattttatttaatttcaaattttaatgcaagttgagggttttattttaaaatattgtttcaTGAATAACACGACGTAAATATCGTAATTCATGCTATAGCTTCGAAATTTCTTCTGCTGatgttctaaattttttatttaatttattatcgatatagtttttatttttccttATTCCATCTGTCTTACCTTTCTTGCCTGGTTTTGTTAGAACCAATTATTCATTTACAGCGAGTATAGACGTGTAAGCAAATTAGCATATATTTAACACGGAGTAATTTAATGGTTTAATAATACTTTTTtaattactaaattaataaacaTAAGTCCACTCtgttatattatattttgttttgtttaaataatttgtGAAACTTCCAAGTTGAAATTTCTTGATTCCTattttacttattttaaaattaaaattttaattatttcaaaatcttCTGATAAATATTTATTGTAATAGCATGTTAAGTTAATTTTTTGGGTACTATATTTTATGACCTCCtcaattttatttgaaataattcGAGTAGATCACTGTTTTAAATAAATAGTCGACCAAagttaaaaaacaaaatattctctttatttttttcttggaTTTATAGTTTTATGAATCTCCCTATAGTTCAATCACTTTGAATATTAAAAGATAATCTTAAATTGGATTTGCGGTAtaatgattaattaaaaatattatcgaGTTTAATAATTGTGATGATGAAAactacattttattttaaattttttggagTAAACGTGTTCTCCCGAATAATTTGACAAAATTCAGATCGGCAATAGACGATAGGCACCTCAACATTAGCAAATAAGATTTGTGTTTTactaattatgatttttaaatcaattattttaaagtagttttTGAGAAGCAAGATAACTTGTGCTTGTACATTTAGGCGACAATAATAAATTTGTACTTGCTAAATTGTTTAAGTAGGtcttttatgagacggtctcgcgaatatttatctgtgagacggatcaaccctatcgatattcataataaaaaaataatatttttaaaataaaaagtaatattttttcatggatgacacaaataaaatatgtctcacaaaatacgatccggtaagaccgtatcacacaattttttgtcaaattttgtttttcattttaCATAACTAATTCTATCGTATTGCAAATACAAAATTGTTGCTTTCTTTTTTCCACTTTTTTTTTcaggacaaaaacttgtgtgagacggatctcttatttggtcatccatgaaaatgtattattttttatgctaagatattactttttattgtgaatatcggtaggattgacccgtctcactgataaagattcgtgagaccgtctcacaagaaacctactctttTTCCAGACGTGAGAATCCATACCCGGCTATAACTTATTTCTTGTCGATagcaataaaaaattatttggctTCAAAATATCTAATTTATTGTTGACCTTATTCAAATTTTAGACCGCCAGTGtcacacaatatatatatatatatatatatatataagggttttttaaaaaaacatacaaATCTAAAAGTACCTCATTTGATTAACCTCAAATATTATATGACCAAATAGCACGTCTCTTGTCATATAAATATGTATATGTAGGATGGATTGATCtaattcatatttataaaattaataatatctcAACAGCTAAGTCGGATCAAAGACACATTATAAAATTaactttttaaaatatctaatattaattttttgaaagATTGTTTGATGAGTTACGTGACGGACCTAATGACGATACTTGAAGTCTAATCAAACTTGGTGTTGTCCCGTCTGGagcaataaattttatattatataagtAAAATCATAATTCAAGTACAAAACACGAGCCCAGCGGATCAATATTTAATATGGATTTAGTGGGCCTCTAAAGAAGTGGTGCGTGCGTGGGCACTCTTTCTAAACTAGGGATGACAATGGCACGGATTTGTCATCCCTATTCTCATCCTCGAATTCCATCTCCACCTCATATCAGTCATGATCTCCACTTTTTCGGGTTAGAAgaatcttcaaaaatattaatatggcaaGATGATGATGGATTCGGAAattttctcaaaccaaaactttttattatctattattattagtgataattttaatattaatatccataataataataatatttttaatattttattatttaatattttaaaaaataatattattatattatttatattaataatactattattttattattaatattattttcggAGCGGATTCGGAGATGAGGATAATAATCTCACACACGTCCCGAACTACATCagggattttaaaaaaaatccccGAATCCGAAAAAATCGAGGATCCTTATCTTTGTTTCAGGGTTTTTCCTGTGGGGCTCCAAACTCGTGGAAAAAGTTGTGATCCATATTCTAAATTCTATATGACCAAATCGCCATATATAATTTGGTTTAAgatatctttttattttttactttatttgtaagtcaattttcaaatatttaaataaaataaagatcaaataaatgttaaaaaaaatttaaaatggtgAGAGGAAGTAGGAAAATCGCACTAACCTCCCCTATGAAAATTTTGAGTTGGTTAAAATTTAATGTGAAATATAAACTCATATAACCTCAAGTTTGTAATTGTAAAATAGATACTAAATTTAAGGTGATTAATATTCAATAAGATAACatatatttaaaacaattaaagaCATGATATTTAACTATTAAGAAGTGGAGCactaaactttttaaaaaaataaaatttttgtcGGGTACTAAGAAAACCCCAACATCACTCTGAAATTAACAAAATTCGGTCCGTGTCTACATTTTTTTAATACTACAGATTAATTGGGTCGGTAGGGTACTTAATACCAAAAGAATGTTCACCCCTAATGCTAACAACATAATCTAatataacaagtaaataaaatcGTACTTGGCTAATTGTCAAAACTTAGAACATGAAAATCCCAGTGAATTAAACGCCTATTGATATTTTACAAgtattttattcaatttttagGGGATTTGTATGCAATTTTTTCGAGATAAAGTACATGTTAAGACAGATTtcattctgtttttttttttgtaaaaaaaaatgtgacaagcctcgattttttttaatatgataTACATTGTAAGACGCATAAAATCGGGTGGGGACCAATGTTACCCGACCCGAATGCCCATACCTAAATTATTAGAGGTTGGGAGTTAATATAAAGAAGTGGGCCGTGTAACAAATATGAACCTTCTTTATCAATAAAGCCCAAGATGATATAGGCTTGTCTGGTCCCCAAATGTTGACCCAATTATTAGAAAATAGACCGTGTTATTTTTCGCAAgtctaattttaatttaatcagTCGCTATCCAAGTATAAACAAAATTAGTGGTTTTTCAAGTACAATTTGACTCAAATTTTATAGTTATTTGATTGTGTTTATAAATAGCATTTCTTGGTCCAATCCAATCACCAATACGAAAACCGAAGACAAAATAAGAAAATTGTgaccaattaaattttttttaaaataaaaattgtattttttctttctttaaaGAAAtaagatttctaaatttaaagAGATTGTTATTAAATTGACTCGTGAAGTACAGAATAAGTGAATACGAATTTGATCCTACATCAACAACTACGGTTTGATTATGGATCGATGTGACATTTAGTAAGGAATCGTGAAGGTGGAAATGTCGGCTTGGAATTCAGCAATGGGACGATGAAAGtcgtttcctttttctctttgTAATCATAGAACAGAAGAGAGATAAAAATGAAAGATGAAATTGTACAAATGGAGAATGATCCCTCCCTTGAATAAAATTTTCGAATTCAACAATATTTTCGCTTACGAAGAGGAACCCGATACTCGCGGTGAGGTCACCGGAAAAAGAGGCAGAAGCTGAGGCTCGGCGTTGCCGGGGGCCGTCCTCGGCGACGGGTGAAAGTAGAATTTCTTCTCAGATATTGCCTTTTCCTCTTCCAACGAATTCTCGATCGAGGAGGGTGAGGCTCTGCTCAGGTTATCCTCGTTCAATGGCGTAGCCGGGCTGAGAACCAGCGCCGGAAAGTCAAGGATACTCGGggataaaatctcgggcttCCTCGGCGaaaagttggagttttgagagaAACCCGACATCAGTGTGTTGATCATGAGCCCGTTCTTCAGGCTGTTTCTGCGCTCGTAGAGCTTAAAGCCTTGCTTCTTCTGAGCGGTGCTTCTGATAGGCGGTATGCTGCTGTTGCTGACGCCACCGCCTCGGGGGACGGCAGCGGTCGAAGTTGGATCCTTTTTGGATGCTTGTTTAGCTGTTTCCGAGGAACCAGTGAGCATCTGCACGACCTGTTTGAAGGACGAAGTGTCCGCTTGTACGAAAGTGGTAGGATATGGATTGGATTCGTTAGATCTGGAAATGTGGTTTGGATTAGGGGTGAACGGCGGGGTGGCGACAAACATCACCGACGCCGCATTACTGGTGGTGCAGCCGCCGCCGCCATTGCTGTGGGGAGAGGTGGTGGGAGATGGGTTGAGTTCTCTTTCTTCAATTCTCGGAGAGTTGATGTCCATAATTGGTAATAAATGAAGCAGAGACACACAAAGGGAAAAAGGTTTGGGAGGAGAAGAAGCGATGAATGAGTGAAAAGAAATGGGAATGGGGAGAGGTGCTCTTTTATTACACATTAAATAtgccaaaatttaaatttaaatttaaattttatataaatatatgtccAAACCAAATGACGAAACCTTCAAAGCAAACGACGGAACTGATTCGTGGTTGTttcaatataaaattaattcaaaattttattttagagcttatatatttaaaaaaaacacaggTTATCCCCTTTTTTTGTTGTCAAGTTGTGAAGTCTTTCATGCACCCAACCTTCTTTTTCCTCCACGATACGTGACTTGTTTTTTTATCTTATTTTTCTTTGTTCCATTCTTGCTTCGTGGTAGGGTTATAGCCTTATAGGGATCCATTGGTCAATTTACACCCTTTTTTGTAATTTCCTATTTTATtagaaaataacataattatgaCCATTTAGTATATCCAgtttatatatatctatatatatacaaacaatgaatgtttataaattttaacttaaataaCTAAATCGGTAAGATTACAATCCAAGACTTCTCGGATTTTGGAGCTTCTTCTTTAAAACTAACAAGATAAATAAGATTCTGAAAGTAAAAATATTAAACAAGAAAGAATGGTTTTTCCATGTGGTGATGGGAAAGTGGGAGCTTTCAAGTTGAACTCGTTGAGTTGAGAACGTCTCTGATTGGGattgaaattgaaaatttcaCTTATGAGAATAAACATAGACGGTTTGATATAAACTTTGGGTAAAAACTTAGGTATCATTTTGATTTGTGAGATATAATGATAAAGGATATATGATATGGTGATAATAAATCAATagatgtatatgtgtgtgtgtgtgtgtgtgtgtgtgtgtatatatatatatatatatatatatatatatatatatttaaaaaaattgagacaAACAGTGGTAAAAACAAGTATTTATAATCAGTTaatgtcttcttcttcttttacaTGGAACAATGTCTAAGAATAGGTTGAATATAAGTTATTTCACATGGCATCACTTAAATATCATATTATGGATCGAATCAAAAAGACATGAAATACAACAATTTTTGTATAATAAAagttaaacataaaaaatattggATCGAATAGAAGAGACCTGAAATTTAACTCTTTGTATTTAATAAAAGTTAGGCttaaaaatattgatatttgaattgcatTAAGATTGGATTTGGTATTGATTCTGATAATGAcatcgtaaaaaaaaaaaaacattataaGCACTATAACATGATGTCCTATGCCGTacaatgattattatttttcttgtttaaattaaaatggcAGGAAATATAGGAAATTAGCAATAACCTTGAAAAAATAAGGtgtgaaaaatgattttgacTTTAAAATGTGTATATATTTTGTTCGCTTAGTTCATCGTATCCTAGTGTAGATGTTTAAACGGCGAGGCATATTAAGAATGAAAAGAATCAAATTCCCATTAAAATGGAATATTGAAAAGGGGTTGAAAGAAAGTATGTGCTTGATTAAGTGTGTATGAGTGATACTGATATTAGGAGAACTCTTTAGAAGTTCTTGTCTAATAAGTTGCTGACATTGCATCTCTTGATCTGGTTGAGCAGGTGGATCGTAAAAGAGTGATCAGATTTTAACGAGTAATAATATCTCTATTGTGGATATAATCGATGGTAGAAAATGAATAATACCGATCTCTAAGGAGAATGAGGTCGCTTCAGAAGATAGACACGTACCTCTCCAGATTTATAGCTCTAACAGCCACACTCATTTAGGTCCACTCTATGTTGTCGcgaatataaataaataaagttat is a window encoding:
- the LOC142526446 gene encoding uncharacterized protein LOC142526446, giving the protein MASDLLCVLSSLALIFACLSQSSQAYQFIVGGKDGWVLNPSESYSQWAGRNRFSVNDTLLFRYQNGSDSVLVVNKGDYDNCNIGNPILKMDDGNSVFKFDRSGPFYFITGTKENCDKGQKLVTVVLAVRSPPTPPNAAPPTPNGSSTPPVISPSSPPSETSPSPSASPNQSPSPSNQVSSPPPSASSPEANLSPPSTTTPGSPGTTVPGTGNTPAGGNTPPGPGSFAAPAYSPKVVLVLAVSVVLSFSLGGFVTSP
- the LOC142526922 gene encoding VQ motif-containing protein 4-like — protein: MDINSPRIEERELNPSPTTSPHSNGGGGCTTSNAASVMFVATPPFTPNPNHISRSNESNPYPTTFVQADTSSFKQVVQMLTGSSETAKQASKKDPTSTAAVPRGGGVSNSSIPPIRSTAQKKQGFKLYERRNSLKNGLMINTLMSGFSQNSNFSPRKPEILSPSILDFPALVLSPATPLNEDNLSRASPSSIENSLEEEKAISEKKFYFHPSPRTAPGNAEPQLLPLFPVTSPRVSGSSS